The Oncorhynchus nerka isolate Pitt River linkage group LG12, Oner_Uvic_2.0, whole genome shotgun sequence genome includes a region encoding these proteins:
- the cenpo gene encoding centromere protein O, with protein sequence MEEARKGVLGHLNMLEMEANNLELKQQELRQRGRQEELNANLQALLSKRDQLKAEIKANTSLQKMRTLLDRTGVPYERNEDVDNLEDGSDNSQLLLMMARHTQLKDLLHAHHLIGGYDVLQTRNGKGVCVSLATAYEGVYLETYNLELDLGSNLRICRHNIPPFIPLERLVTQGNMQTDIRDFLDTLSQYLNAYAGRKQQLHLTKEIHSSVQVAESNALCTILVLMFTIPGEKAEATLCTLQYADHTQRLPTRVNIESEDTALVSSPQWKKNQALLLETPLHTALVTMKKTGSIA encoded by the exons ATGGAAGAAGCGAGAAAAG GTGTTTTGGGGCACTTGAACATGTTGGAAATGGAGGCGAACAACTTGGAATTAAAGCAGCAGGAACTTCGGCAGAGAGGTCGGCAGGAAGAGCTGAATGCAAACCTACAGGCGCTCCTCAGTAAAAGAGACCagttaaaagctgaaataaaggcAAACACG TCTCTCCAGAAGATGAGAACTCTACTGGACCGAACAGGTGTTCCATATGAGAGGAATGAGGATGTTGATAACCTGGAAGATGGCTCAGATAACTCACAACTTCTGCTGATGATGGCCAGACACACACAACTGAAGGACCTGCTTCATGCTCACCATCTTATAG GTGGGTATGATGTCCTCCAGACTCGTAACGGTAAAGGGGTGTGTGTCTCGTTGGCCACTGCGTACGAAGGCGTCTACCTTGAGACATATAACCTGGAGTTAGATCTGGGGTCTAACCTGAGGATCTGCCGACATAACATCCCCCCGTTCATCCCCTTGGAGAGGCTTGTTACGCAGGGCAACATGCAGACAGACATCAGGGATTTCCTGGACACCCTCAGCCAGTATCTCAATGCCTACGCTGGCCGCAAGCAGCAGCTACACCTCACCAAG GAGATCCATAGCTCTGTTCAGGTGGCGGAAAGTAATGCTCTCTGTACTATACTGGTGCTGATGTTCACTATACCAGGAGAGAAGGCCGAGGCTACACTGTGTACCCTGCAGTATGCTGATCACACACAGCGCCTACCCACCCGGGTCAACATAGAGTCTGAAG ACACTGCGCTGGTGAGTTCTCCACAATGGAAGAAGAACCAGGCCCTACTCCTGGAGACTCCATTACACACAGCTTTGGTGACCATGAAGAAGACTGGCAGTATCGcttag
- the tp53i3 gene encoding LOW QUALITY PROTEIN: quinone oxidoreductase PIG3 (The sequence of the model RefSeq protein was modified relative to this genomic sequence to represent the inferred CDS: deleted 1 base in 1 codon): MATLLHYLNQHCVNFAQVLEDMSHHQRPSENDMMTAVCIDTPGGPESMLLRNVPRPQPEHGEVLIRVHATALNRADTLQRKGLYPAPPGESEVLGLEAAGTVASVGPGVRQCWGLGDRVMTLLSGGGYAEYVAVPEELLMSIPTHLTVYQAAAIPEAWLTAFQLLHFVAQVKEGEIVLVHAGASGVGTAAVQLVRLAGAIPIVTAGSSEKLQMAETLGAAAGFNYKLEDFAEKVSDFTAGRGANVILDCIGGSNWERNVACLATDGRWVLYGCMGGKTVTGDILGKLLSKRGQLLCSLLRSRSLQYKADLVRAFSERALPHFSDPTSSPCRLRPVIDSMFSLDQVADAHRHMEANRNTGKIVINVMNPQ; this comes from the exons ATGGCTACATTGTTGCACTAC CTCAATCAACACTGTGTAAACTTTGCGCAA GTTCTTGAAGACATGTCACATCATCAGAGACCATCAGAAAACGAT ATGATGACGGCAGTGTGTATTGACACACCAGGAGGACCAGAGAGTATGCTGTTGAGGAATGTCCCCAGACCTCAACCTGAACATGGAGAAGTCCTCATCAGAGTCCATGCAACCGCTCTGAACAGGGCTGACACATTGCAG AGGAAAGGACTGTACCCCGCACCACCTGGTGAGAGTGAGGTCCTGGGTCTGGAGGCAGCTGGTACGGTGGCCAGCGTTGGCCCAGGGGTTAGGCAGTGCTGGGGGCTAGGGGACCGGGTCATGACCCTACTCTCTGGAGGAGGGTATGCCGAGTATGTGGCTGTTCCAGAGGAGCTTCTCATGTCTATCCCCACTCATCTCACTGTATACCAGGCTGCTGCCATACCTGAGGCCTGGCTCACTGCATTTCAGCTCCTGCACTTCGTAG CTCaggtgaaggaaggagagatagTGTTGGTGCATGCTGGGGCCAGTGGGGTGGGGACTGCCGCTGTCCAGCTGGTCCGATTGGCTGGGGCTATTCCCATAGTTACTGCAGGAAGCTCTGAGAAACTACAGATGGCAGAGACACTGGGAGCCGCTGCTGGTTTCAACTACAAACTTGAGGACTTTGCAGAGAAAGTTAGTGATTTTACAGCAG GCAGGGGAGCAAACGTCATCCTGGACTGCATTGGTGGGTCCAACTGGGAGAGGAACGTGGCCTGTCTGGCCACAGATGGACGATGGGTGCTGTATGGCTGCATGGGCGGAAAGACTGTGACAGGAGACATACTGGGCAAGCTGCTGTCCAAACGAGGACAGCTCCTCTGTAGTCTCCTCAGGTCACGCAGTCTGCAG TATAAAGCAGATCTGGTGAGAGCCTTCTCAGAAAGGGCCCTACCTCACTTCTCAGACCCGACTAGCTCCCCCTGCCGCCTGAGGCCTGTAATCGACAGCATGTTCAGTCTGGACCAGGTAGCTGATGCTCACAGACACATGGAAGCCAATAGAAACACGGGAAAGATTGTAATCAATGTCATGAACCCACAATGA
- the dnajc5gb gene encoding dnaJ (Hsp40) homolog, subfamily C, member 5 gamma b, which yields MAEPNQRPQRKMSTAGDGLYKVLGLEKGASQDEIKKAYRKLALRHHPDKNPDNPEAAEKFKEINNANSILNDETKRKVYDEYGSMGLYVAEQFGEESVKYYFLMHKCWFKTLMVFCGIFTCCCCCCFCCFCCGKCKPPGNEEHAYVDPEDLEAQIRAEQDRGDHHPVVVQPHSAAVEKAESDHDQSASNHSDPIFTTTDQ from the exons ATGGCGGAACCAAACCAAAGACCTCAACGTAAGATGTCCACCGCAGGAGacggtctatataaggtcctcgGACTGGAGAAGGGGGCGTCGCAAGACGAAATAAAGAAGGCATACAG GAAACTAGCACTGAGGCATCACCCTGACAAGAACCCAGACAATCCCGAGGCAGCTGAGAAGTTTAAGGAAATCAACAATGCCAACTCCATCCTCAACGACGAAACCAAGAGGAAGGTCTATGACGAGTACGGCTCCATGGGCCTCTATGTCGCAGAGCAGTTTGGAGAGGAGAGTGTTAAATACTACTTCCTCATGCACAAGTGCTGGTTCAAG ACCCTGATGGTGTTCTGTGGGATCTtcacctgctgctgctgctgctgtttctgCTGCTTCTGCTGTGGGAAGTGCAAGCCACCGGGGAACGAGGAGCACGCATACGTAGACCCAGAGGACCTTGAGGCCCAGATCAGAGCTGAGCAGGACAGGG GTGATCATCATCCCGTTGTGGTGCAACCTCATTCTGCTGCTGTTGAGAAGGCAGAGTCCGACCACGACCAGTCTGCATCCAACCACTCTGACCCTATATTCACCACAACGGACCAGTAA